From a region of the Lactuca sativa cultivar Salinas chromosome 4, Lsat_Salinas_v11, whole genome shotgun sequence genome:
- the LOC111889903 gene encoding squamosa promoter-binding-like protein 13A — MMEFSSSSKRAKTPAASNNISVSCLVDGCNADLGQCREYHRRHKVCELHSKSPKVTIAGREQRFCQQCSRFHSLAEFDEGKRSCRKRLDGHNRRRRKPQSDSISKTTATFLSSQPGMSRILSFNSTQIHLSSVVGSARTTGIRPDNHTIGPFNNQPPLNYLTRSLPTPSPHNGVGGDNHFNFFQHRSLPLPVSSSQLNRGAGHSRALSLLSSSPPAHQTPAIMPPISSGISQYGFAQLEMHNETMLTESSGTTLQFQGMFNDDHGDSSSSGIKQQTLSFRWD, encoded by the exons ATGATGGAGTTTTCGTCATCATCAAAACGGGCTAAAACTCCGGCTGCCAGCAATAATATTAGTGTTTCGTGTTTAGTCGACGGGTGCAACGCTGACCTTGGTCAATGCCGGGAGTACCACCGCCGGCACAAAGTATGTGAACTCCACTCCAAGTCTCCGAAGGTCACAATTGCAGGGAGGGAACAGCGCTTCTGTCAGCAGTGCAGCAG GTTTCACTCATTGGCAGAGTTTGACGAAGGAAAACGAAGCTGCCGGAAACGTCTTGATGGTCATAACCGGCGACGCCGGAAGCCTCAATCAGATTCCATATCCAAAACAACGGCAACTTTCCTTTCAAGCCAACCAG GGATGTCTAGAATATTGTCATTCAACAGCACACAAATACACTTAAGTTCTGTAGTGGGCTCCGCTAGGACGACAGGAATCAGACCGGATAACCACACAATCGGACCATTCAACAACCAACCGCCGTTAAACTACCTTACCAGATCACTACCAACTCCATCTCCACACAACGGTGTCGGTGGAGACAACcacttcaactttttccaacacCGTTCACTGCCGCTACCAGTTTCTTCAAGTCAACTAAATAGAGGCGCCGGCCACTCTCGTGCTCTCTCTCTTCTGTCATCATCACCGCCAGCCCATCAAACTCCGGCAATCATGCCACCAATTTCCAGTGGTATCAGTCAGTATGGTTTTGCACAACTAGAGATGCATAATGAAACAATGCTTACAGAATCTAGTGGTACAACTCTTCAGTTTCAAGGCATGTTTAACGATGATCATGGTGACTCGTCTTCGAGTGGGATTAAACAACAAACGCTGTCGTTTAGGTGGGACTAG